In Falco cherrug isolate bFalChe1 chromosome 19, bFalChe1.pri, whole genome shotgun sequence, the genomic stretch TCCCACTTCCCCCAGACCTCGTGGCACGTGGGCTGCTTGAATCTCCCACGGTAATGCCCTGGACCGTTTGGGCAGTTTGCTCCGGGTGCTACAGCTGAGGATGACAGTCCCACCTGGGTCTTGTGCAGCACATTGCACTGAgcttcctctgctctcccaccAGCCGTAAGCACAGCACGTTCCCAGAGCTCCCTTTGAATACGTGCAAGTGCCACAGGTGACTGGCAGAAGCTCTTCCCAATGCTCTGCAAAACCAGCACGCCAGGCCTTACCTCCTTTCATTGGCTTGTTGTTGGTCACCTCTGGAGGTCCAGGGAAGTGGAGGCACAAACACTGCATGGACGGGGCTGCTGCCCGATGCTGACCATGCGCCTGTGCCCAGCTAGAGGTGAGGGCACTGGCATGAGGGAAGACACACACAGCAACTTTTCCCAAGTTTCTCCTCAGAGCCATGAAGAGGCCGCGAGCATGCAGTCACGTGAAGCATAAAGCTCTTTGTGGAGGAGGTtgggctgcctgccttcctgagGTCCCTCTCTGCCCCAGCTGTCTCCTCATGGTGTGATCCCTGCACTGCAAGGTGCTCTTGGGCAGAGACGGTTCTGGCCACAGCCATTGTGGAGGGCAGTGGGACACCTCTTGGGTCCCTGATGCTGACCTCCAAGAAAGATGTGTCATCCGCAATTGTCAACACAGGGGATGggaaagaaggcagcaaaatggcatttttttcttttttcccaggcaTTCTTTTTTCTCACTGCCTGGAGAGAAGCTCGCACATCTCATCTTGCCTTTGAGGATTTGTCTGCACGTGCACGTCCTCCCATGTGGCAAGGTCAGCCTGCACTGAGTCTCAGCCATCTGCCCATTCCTGGCTGAGGAGGTGTCCCCTGTGTGTCTGCTGAGGGAACAGTGCTGGGAGTGGGGTTTGGTGACCCCGCTTACAGCGGCTGAGGCTGggggctttggcgggctgtggcaGCGTGGGCTGCTTTGTGGGCTCATGTGTGAGGAAGAGCAGGGATGGGCCAGCAAATTTGTAGCACAACAGGGGGTGGTGGGAAGCTCTGCTGTCATTCCTGGGCACAGCGTGTCCACAGGTAGCAGGTGGGTGACACAGGGAATCCCGAGAAGAGCTTCTACTCCACCAGTGGTGGCAAGGTGAGGCCAACATGGGTCCAACCAGCAGTGgaagatggaggaaaaataagaaaaggaggtggtggaggtttgcagtgctgcagagtaCAGGAGCCCAAAGtgtggagaagagagggagggcagagagggagaagcTGTTGTTGAACAAGACACGTACGGCCCCGGCTGCAGGTGACCATCTGGCAGAGGGACATGCTGCCAAGGGCCGGCAGGAGGAAGCGAGGCAGCTCCCGCAGGTCACCCTGCAGAGGCCCTGGGTGGCAGCTGGCTAGGACAGCCCGGGGAgccaaggctgctgctgggagcgTTGCCTACAGAGGAAGGTTGAAGAAAACAACCATGGGACAACACTGCGATGCAACAGAGATTTTATTGCAGTCCCAGGGGAGCGGGGAGTTGGGACAAGAGCAAAGCACTGGTGGGGGCTTTCCCCTGTCTCCTGGCAGTGGGCAGAGCAGCAACGAGCATCAGCCGTGCCACAGGAGCAGGCACCCAGCATGATGCTGCGTTGTCCAAGAGCAGCAAGTCTTGAAGGGATGCTCAAGCAGGGCAGCAAGAAAGGCAGAGTGGGCCCCACACATGCACGAGGCATCCAAGCTCTGGggcccagctgtgccaaagCAATGTCCTTCCTTCAGGTGTTGTGTTGGGATGTGCCATGGTCTTTTCAGGTCCTCGTCTTCTTCTGTGGCCGGGTCAAGTGTTGTGGAGCTTAGCAGGGTCCACAGTTGCCATTGAGGTACCTGTGGCCTCGGCCCCAGCTCCCATATCCACAACCGCCAAATCCTCCATAGCCCCCATAACCTCCATAGCCCCCACAGCTCCCATAGCCTCCATAGCCCCCGTAGCCCCAAAGGCCTCCATAGCCCCCATAGCCTCCATAGCCCCCGTAGCCTCCATAGCCTCCATAGCCTCCAAAACCACCACGGCCTCCAAAAGTGCCGCCGTAGCCTCCGCCAACACCGGGAGCTCCCGCTGAGCCAACAACACTCTGctgcgggaaggagctgaggatgggccCGGGGAAGGTGATCACCGAGGGTGGCGGCTGGATCACCACCGTGGAGTCAGGGCACTGCCGCacgcagggctcgttgcaggTGTCagccagcggggccggggcggccacCCCACAGGAGGTGTTGCACAGGCTGGTGCAGGACATCCTTGTGTTCAGCAGGTGATGCTGCAAGAAAGGACAGAGCTCCGGGTCAGTGTCAGGCCCAATCCCGAAACCCTCCTGTCTCTCTCACACTTGGAACCTGTGTCCCAGGACAGGCTCTGGATCCTCTCCGGCAGTCACAGCAAGAAGAGGCTCCACAGTTCAAATGCTGGTATAAACCAGTGTTTGCCATGGTGCGCCCTGGGCCTGGCTTGAccaaagggaacagaaaatcTCCCTCAAccaaagcaaatggaaaataaacatctCCCAAAGGATTTGAGTCTCTTGGTGTACTCAGAGCATTGTACCCACAAGGTTAAATTCCCATCCTTTCCATAGCTCTGAAACAGCACGATCCCATCCTTACTATGCCCGATGAAAGCGTGGTGGAGCCCCAAGCAAACGATGCCTCAGGAAAGCCACTGctgaggaaggacagagggaggTAAGACTTGCACTTACCACAGTGATCAGAGAGGCAAGTGGGAGAAGATGGATAGCCAGCTGTGAAGCCCTCAGCTCTTATATACATGTCGCCGACTGACTGAGGAATCGCCCAAGGCGTGGTGGTAATAACCCCATGTAATCATGAGATCAAGCGGACAAAATTCATGACATAAATAGCGATATGAGATAATTAAGTGCCTCCTCATTGGGGACACCGGAACACAAATGTGCCCCGGAGAAAAAAGAGGTAATGGGAGGGACAGGACATGACACATCATTACATCAAAGACAAGGCGTTACTGTAGCTGAACTCGCGGCACCAATAAACCCCAATCTGTCCCTAATCCTTCACTTTGCTTGCACAGAAGAATTCTGGGCATCTTGCAGAAGATTGCTGTTCCCAACCACGCCacactcagcacagcagagccaggcgCCCATGGCCGGCAGTGCCCAGCgtgcctctgcctgtgcctgtgggGAGCACGGCCACgtgcagcctggctctgggtGGGCGCTCGGCCAGcctctcctggcacagccctCGATGTCCCGCTGAGTAATTGAGCTCCTCCAGAGAGGGCTTGGCGAGAACCGTGCTCACAGGCATGAGGCTGAAGGAGCTGACACTGACATGGTCCCTTTGATGCCCTTCTTCTCCTCCGTATATGCCCCCCACATTCAGAGGTCTCCATGCTCTATCCTACTGCCATGCCCACTGCATCTCAACCAGCCTCTGTGCGCTTGAGGTTTTGCTATGCGTGGGACCGGTCCCCTCTACTCTTTGCATGGCTGTCAAGTGAATCCAGGACCTTAATACCTCTACAGCCTTAGAGGTGGGCAATTAACAGAGATATCTGTGGACCCCATGACAATGAGATGCTGTTGCTGGCATTCAGAGATGGTGGAAATTTGGAAGTCACTTCAAGCGTGTGGAAGGGCTTCTCCATGTGCCCAGCGTCCCGGTTCCTCTGTTTACCAGTCTGTAAGAGAAAGGTAATGACAGACGTGACTGCTATGCCCAGGATTGCAAAGCACTTCTGCAAGATGCTTACGACTTATCTACACAGGGAGCTTGAGGATTAGGGAGAGATTGAGGCTTATTGTGATGCGAGTTCGGCTACAGCAGCGCGTACTCTTTCATGTAATGATGTCTCACGACAAATCCCTCCCATCACACGTATGCTTTGCAAGGCACGTTTGTACACAAATGTCCCTAGCGAGGCAGCATATAACACTCCCAGCATCATTATCTTTACGATGAAGATTGTGTGGTTGATCTCATGATTACGTGGGGTTTCAACCACCACCCCGTGACCACtgccccgggcagcctgggACGTGTATAAAAGAGCTGAGGGCTTCACAGCCCTCTATCCACTCGGCTTTGCTTGACTCTCCTGATCAACAGGGTAAGTCCAGCTCCTGGAAGCCCCTTGGggatctctccctgcctccctccctccctcgaTACAGCCCCTTCCCCGCACCTGTGCCTAATCCCTGGTGTCTTTGCCAGGACTCCTTGCCTGCCTGAAAGATGTCCTGCACCAGCCTGTGCAACACCTCCTGTGGGgtggccgccccggccccgctggctGACAcctgcaacgagccctgcgtGCGGCAGTGCCCTGACTCCACGGTGGTGATCCAGCCGCCACCCTCGGTGATCACCTTCCCCGggcccatcctcagctccttcccgcagCACAGTGTTGTTGGCTCAGCGGGAGCTCCCGGTGTTGGCGGAGGCTACGGCGGCACTTTTGGAGGCCGTGGTGGTTTTGGAGGCTATGGGGGCTATGGGGGCTACGGGGGCTATGGAGGCCTTTGGGGCCATGGGGGTTATGGGGGTTATGGAGGCCTTTGGGGCTATGGGGGCTATGGAGGATTTGGCAGTTGTGGATATGGTGGCTGGCGCCGAGGCCACAGGTACCTCAATGGCAACTGTGGACCCTGCTAAGCTCCACAACACTTGACCCGGCCACAGAAGAAGACGAGGACCTGAAAAGACCATGGCACATCCCAACACAACACCTGAAGGAAGGACATTGctttggcacagctgggccCCAGAGCTTGGATGCCTCGTGCATGTGTGGGGCCCACTCTGCCTTTCTTGCTGCCCTGCTTGAGCATCCCTTCAAGACTTGCTGCTCTTGGACAACGCAGCATCATGCTGGGTGCCTGCTCCTGTGGCACGGCTGATGCTCGTTGCTGCTCTGCCCACTGCCAGGAGACAGGGGAAAGCCCCCACCAGTGCTTTGCTCTTGTCCCAACTCCCCGCTCCCCTGGGACTGCAATAAAATCTCTGTTGCATCGCAGTGTTGTCCCATGGTTGTTTTCTTCAACCTTCCTCTGTAGGCAAcgctcccagcagcagccttggcTCCCCGGGCTGTCCTAGCCAGCTGCCACCCAGGGCCTCTGCAGGGTGACCTGCGGGAGCTGCCTCGCTTCCTCCTGCCGGCCCTTGGCAGCATGTCCCTCTGCCAGATGGTCACCTGCAGCCGGGGCCGTACGTGTCTTGTTCAACAACAgcttctccctctctgccctccctctcttctccacaCTTTGGGCTCCTGtactctgcagcactgcaaacctccaccacctccttttcttatttttccttcatcttccaCTGCTG encodes the following:
- the LOC129734248 gene encoding claw keratin-like isoform X2, with translation MSCTSLCNTSCGVAAPAPLADTCNEPCVRQCPDSTVVIQPPPSVITFPGPILSSFPQQSVVGSAGAPGVGGGYGGTFGGRGGFGGYGGYGGYGGYGGYGGYGGLWGYGGYGGYGGFGGCGYGSWGRGHRYLNGNCGPC
- the LOC129734248 gene encoding claw keratin-like isoform X1, translating into MSCTSLCNTSCGVAAPAPLADTCNEPCVRQCPDSTVVIQPPPSVITFPGPILSSFPQQSVVGSAGAPGVGGGYGGTFGGRGGFGGYGGYGGYGGYGGYGGYGGLWGYGGYGGYGSCGGYGGYGGYGGFGGCGYGSWGRGHRYLNGNCGPC
- the LOC129734249 gene encoding claw keratin-like encodes the protein MSCTSLCNTSCGVAAPAPLADTCNEPCVRQCPDSTVVIQPPPSVITFPGPILSSFPQHSVVGSAGAPGVGGGYGGTFGGRGGFGGYGGYGGYGGYGGLWGHGGYGGYGGLWGYGGYGGFGSCGYGGWRRGHRYLNGNCGPC